Proteins from one Stenotrophomonas aracearum genomic window:
- a CDS encoding HNH endonuclease signature motif containing protein, giving the protein MNEAKQSSLDDPIANFSQAISELSARQAFNLPAQLRQQLRSMQTSCPICKIDFTNESSIIVAQIVPIELGGPDDFSNCFLCCERCNRRRGTSDLLSLGGAFCSPAAAPPLPSHGRALGFSPTDLIQRRVELLARSANHWTPHTHNSMKSSVLKHLAKRWAEPRFRVFAHHTSDLALIGFARRSGDAQSLAVAKVLTKFQGASAALLDDAVSVYQIDREHFLPLIWSLIELNAFMVPVRVPGKDAHPFGSEWQDFWPDHVRSVAALRSRLRPGHATRAQQIRRCPDARRALSDKPDALRKRRKSAARVERNRSQRLALYHQKRIEEASQDSAYAVLEARLLSLQLS; this is encoded by the coding sequence GTGAACGAAGCGAAGCAAAGTTCGCTTGATGATCCGATTGCGAATTTCAGCCAAGCCATCTCTGAACTATCGGCTCGCCAAGCATTCAATCTGCCAGCACAGCTTCGCCAACAGTTGAGATCGATGCAGACCTCTTGCCCCATCTGCAAGATCGACTTCACCAATGAATCGTCAATCATCGTCGCTCAGATCGTTCCCATTGAGCTTGGGGGCCCGGATGACTTCTCTAACTGCTTTCTGTGCTGTGAGCGCTGTAATCGCAGGCGCGGCACTTCAGATCTGCTCAGCCTGGGCGGTGCGTTCTGCAGCCCAGCTGCTGCCCCACCCCTTCCATCGCACGGCCGCGCCCTGGGCTTTTCCCCAACTGACCTGATTCAGCGCCGCGTCGAGCTCCTCGCGCGCTCTGCCAATCACTGGACGCCCCACACCCACAATTCAATGAAGAGCTCAGTGTTGAAGCACCTGGCCAAGCGTTGGGCCGAGCCGCGCTTTCGTGTCTTCGCGCACCACACGTCTGACCTGGCACTCATCGGCTTTGCCAGACGCTCTGGTGATGCACAGAGCTTGGCCGTCGCAAAGGTGCTGACCAAATTTCAGGGTGCCAGCGCGGCGCTGCTGGACGATGCCGTGAGCGTCTACCAGATAGATCGAGAGCACTTCCTACCCTTGATCTGGTCACTCATCGAGCTCAACGCCTTTATGGTGCCGGTGCGAGTCCCAGGCAAAGACGCACATCCATTCGGAAGCGAGTGGCAAGACTTCTGGCCAGACCATGTGCGGTCTGTCGCTGCTCTCAGATCGCGCCTACGGCCTGGTCATGCCACCAGGGCACAGCAAATTCGCCGCTGCCCTGACGCAAGACGGGCGCTATCTGACAAGCCTGACGCACTGCGGAAGCGTCGGAAAAGTGCCGCGAGGGTTGAGCGAAACCGCAGCCAGCGGCTCGCTCTCTATCACCAAAAGCGTATTGAGGAGGCTTCCCAGGACAGCGCTTACGCAGTCCTGGAAGCTCGCCTTTTATCTCTCCAACTCAGCTAA